The sequence AATGGTTGGAGCTTCTTGTGAAGTCCATTATTCTACAGCCAAAGCAGGTGTCATTGGGTTAACAAAGGCATTGGCTAAAGAACTGGGGCCTTCGAATATTCAGGTCAATTGTATTGCTCCGGGTATCATTCAAACAGATATGCTTTCTTCATATAACCAGGAACAGATAAATATGTTTAGCGAAAATACTCCCTTAATGAGATTAGGAAGTCCCTGGGATATCGCTATGTGTACTATTTTCTTAGCATCTCATCAAGCGGATTTTATTACCGGTCAAATCATTAGTCCAAACGGTGGTTTTGTTATTTAGATTGAGCCTGTTTTTAAATATGAAGGGTCCTAAATCCGAGGAGGAAAAACAGTGATATTAACACGTGATTACATAACCGGTAATCTCAGTGAAGGGGTTATTACAGCTGATCTTTCCTCTTGGGAAGAGTATGCTGATTTGGTAACAGGGAGACTATTGAACACAGCTAACTATATCTGGCGGGGCCAGAGATCTCCTGAATGGTTGCTGGAATCAACTTTGGATAGATTGCTGAAAAAGTACGATAAAATGGATAGCTTAAGGCAGCTTAAAAGCTTCAGGTATGGGATCAAGGGCAGGCGGGAATTGAATGCGGAAAAAACCCAAGCGGATGATGACTGGTGGGCCTCAGGTCTGCATTACAGCCTTGTCACACCTCTTTTAGAATGGACAACCTCGCCCTTTATCGCTGCCTATTTTGCTTTTCGTGAGAAGGGTGATGGACAAGATCGAAGGGCTATCTATTCCTTTGCTCAAAGAGCAGTCATTATTAAAAACAAAGAGTTAAAGATGAAGAATCCTAACGCCAATGAAGATGATTTATGCGTTAAATACCTAAAACCTTTGAGGGAAAATAACTCCAGGTTGGCTAACCGGAGCAGTTTGTTTACAAAGTCTCCGATAGGGGTAGACCTTGAGCAGTGGGTAAGGGGAAATTTTGGCGGCAGCAAAGCCAAAATAGTTTTAGTAAAGTTGACGCTGCCTAACAATCAAAGAACCAGCATTTTAAAAGCTATTCACAAAATGAACCTGCATGAACTGAAATTTCATACAGATCTCCGAAAGCAAAAGAACACTGATTAACAAGGCAATGAAGTATTTGCGAAGACTATGGAGGTTTGACTTTTTTAGTCATGTTTTTCTAAGTCTTTTTACCTATAGGATAAAAGGGTAAGGAAGTGTAAATTAATGATTAGGGTTGCAATTTTTAGTTGCCCAAAAGTAACCAATAAAATGGGATGCTCCAGTTCTGATTGCCTAGATGAACTTAGAAATAGACAAGGATCATATACGACATACGATAGCTCGGAAAACCTTGAGTTGATAGGAATGATCAATTGTCCGGGATGTCCTGCCGAAATTGATTCTCAAAGGATAATTAATCAAATTCAATATCTTTCAAAGTTTAAAGTAAACAAGATTCATTTCACTAATTGCATGAGTTTATATTGCGCTTTCAGATACAACTATCAAGTTCTAATTGAAGGTAGGTTTCCAAATATTGAAATTGTACAGGGTAAGTATGAAACAGTAGCGCTTTCCTGTAGTTCTAAGCCATTAGCCTCTGGTATGATGTAGTAAAATTTGATATAGTATATCGCCTATGTTTATGATTCGGGCGGAAAAGCTAATGAACGATCGTAACTGGGAATTTGGCTGCAGATTAAAAAAGATAATATCTCCAAATCTATTGACTAAGTAAGAAACTATAGGATATACCTACTTGTAAGGAAAACCCCGAAACAAAGGGCAGGTTCCCAAGCTATAGATTAATTTTGGGATGGACCAAAAAAAGCAGCTGTTTACAGCACTTTTTTTGGTTTTTTTGTTTTTATTTCCCCAGGGATATTTCAAATCTGATTTCAGTAGATTCCGTATGTTGAATTTCCTAGTCAGAGTTCGGCATACTTTTCATTTCTTCTTCTACTTTTTGCTACCAATATCGCTATGGGTGTTTGCTCAAATGTATCAGCGGCATTTTTCAAGGGCAAGGGGATATTCTTCTGGATGGAAAAAATCTAAAAACCCTGAAAGCACAGGACATAGCTAATCAGATCAGCTACCTCTCCCAAGAAGGGTGCGGTAAGCCGGTGTTGAGTGTTTTTGAGGTGGTTCTACTGGGGAAAGTTCATTCTCTGTCCCTGAAGGTTAAGGATGCCGAAGTGAATTCTGTGCTGAAAATCCTTAGGCAATTAGGCATAGAAGACTTAGCTTCCAGAAATATTGGCGAGTTGGAATGGATATATCGCAAGCCCTAACCGTCTTGCCTTTAAACCTAAAGCTTATATTAATCCCTCAGCCTGCAAGAAGGGTTGTAATACCGCCCGGTTGCAGGCCACTCTTCTCTCGAGGGAGATATACTCAAGCAGGGGCAGCTTTGTCTTGCATTCTAATAACTTTTGGTTGCAGAGATCATAAAAGGGACATCAGACATCAAATACTCTTCAAAAAGACCAGGAAGCATGACCCGGCATAATGTCAGGCTAAGACTTCCATGGTCCTTATTTATGAAAAATTTTGTTATACTATAGCCAAAATGATGCACCTGATGTCTTGGGTGCTTAAATGCCTTTAGTATTCTACATGACCCCTGCGGTTGTTTCCGCAGACACATTTCTGAAGCTCAGAGAATCGAGTCGCGGCTGGGTGAT comes from Desulfosporosinus meridiei DSM 13257 and encodes:
- a CDS encoding FRG domain-containing protein, with the protein product MILTRDYITGNLSEGVITADLSSWEEYADLVTGRLLNTANYIWRGQRSPEWLLESTLDRLLKKYDKMDSLRQLKSFRYGIKGRRELNAEKTQADDDWWASGLHYSLVTPLLEWTTSPFIAAYFAFREKGDGQDRRAIYSFAQRAVIIKNKELKMKNPNANEDDLCVKYLKPLRENNSRLANRSSLFTKSPIGVDLEQWVRGNFGGSKAKIVLVKLTLPNNQRTSILKAIHKMNLHELKFHTDLRKQKNTD
- a CDS encoding CGGC domain-containing protein; this encodes MIRVAIFSCPKVTNKMGCSSSDCLDELRNRQGSYTTYDSSENLELIGMINCPGCPAEIDSQRIINQIQYLSKFKVNKIHFTNCMSLYCAFRYNYQVLIEGRFPNIEIVQGKYETVALSCSSKPLASGMM
- a CDS encoding ABC transporter ATP-binding protein; the encoded protein is MLKCISGIFQGQGDILLDGKNLKTLKAQDIANQISYLSQEGCGKPVLSVFEVVLLGKVHSLSLKVKDAEVNSVLKILRQLGIEDLASRNIGELEWIYRKP